From one Catharus ustulatus isolate bCatUst1 chromosome 1, bCatUst1.pri.v2, whole genome shotgun sequence genomic stretch:
- the LOC117009085 gene encoding myosin-7 isoform X2 encodes MPDVEMAEFGEAAPYLRKSEKERLAAQTRPFDLKKDIFVPDEKEEYVKATIVSREGSKITAETEHGKTVTVKEDQIMQQNPPKFDKIEDMAMLTFLHEPAVLYNLKDRYASWMIYTYSGLFCVTVNPYKWLPVYNAEVVAAYRGKKRSEAPPHIFSISDNAYQNMLTDRENQSILITGESGAGKTVNTKRVIQYFAVIAAIGDRGKKEAGAPGKGTLEDQIIQANPALEAFGNAKTVRNDNSSRFGKFIRIHFGATGKLASADIETYLLEKSRVIFQLKAERNYHIYYQILSNKKPELLDMMLVTNNPYDYAFISQGETTVPSIDDAEELLATDSAFDVLGFTPEEKNSIYKLTGAIMHFGNMKFKQKQREEQAEPDGTEEADKSAYLMGLNSADLLKGLCHPRVKVGNEYVTKGQNVQQVIYAVGALAKAVYEKMFNWMVTRINNSLETKQPRQYFIGVLDIAGFEIFDFNSFEQLCINFTNEKLQQFFNHHMFVLEQEEYKKEGIEWEFIDFGMDLQACIDLIEKPMGIMSILEEECMFPKATDMTFKAKLFDNHLGKSANFGKPRNIKGKPEAHFALIHYAGTVDYNIIGWLQKNKDPLNETVVGLYQKSALKLLANLFANYAGADAPVEKGKGAKKKGSSFQTVSALHRENLNKLMTNLRSTHPHFVRCIIPNETKSPGVMNNPLVMHQLRCNGVLEGIRICRKGFPNRILYGDFRQRYRILNPAAIPEGQFIDSRKGAEKLLGSLDIDHNQYKFGHTKVFFKAGLLGLLEEMRDERLARIMTRLQAQVRGFLSRQEFKKILERRDSLLVIQWNIRAFMGVKNWPWMKLYFKIKPLLKSAETEKEMQNMKEEFGRLKEALEKSEARRKELEEKMVSMLQEKNDLQLQVQAEQDNLADAEERCDQLIKNKIQLEAKVKELTERMEDEEEMNAELTAKKRKLEDECSELKKDIDDLELSLAKVEKEKHATENKVKNLTEEMAGLDEIIVKLTKEKKALQESHQQALDDLQAEEDKVNTLTKAKVKLEQQVDDLESSLEQEKKIRMDLERAKRKLEGDLKLAQENIMDLENDKQQLDERLKKKDFELNALNARIEDEQAVAAQLQKKLKELQARIEELEEELEAERTGRAKVEKLRSDLSRELEEISERLEEAGGATSVQIELNKKREAEFQKMRRDLEEATLQHEATAAALRKKHADSVAELSEQIDNLQRVKQKLEKEKSELKLELDDVGSNMEQLIKAKANLEKMCRTMEDQMNEHRTKSEEAQRMVNDLTTQRAKLQTENGELSRQLEEKEAFINQMTRGKLTYTQQLEDLKRQLEEEVKAKNALAHALQSARHDCDLLREQYEEETEAKAELQRSLSKANSEVAQWRTKYETDAIQRTEELEEAKKKLAQRLQEAEEAVEAVNAKCSSLEKTKHRLQNEIEDLMADLERSNAAAAALDKKQRNFDKILSEWKQKFEESQVELEASQKEARSLSTELFKLKNAYEESLDHLETLKRENKNLQEEISDLTEQLGGSHKTIHELEKVRKQLDAEKLELQAALEEAEASLEHEEGKILRAQLEFNQVKADYERKLAEKDEEMEQAKRNHLRVVDSLQTSLDAETRSRNEALRLKKKMEGDLNEMEIQLSHANRVAAEAQKQVKTLQGCLKDTQLQLDDMVRVNEDLKENIAIVERRNNLLQSELEELRAVVEQTERARKLAEQELIEASERVQLLHSQNTSLINQKKKMEADISQLQTEVEEAIQECRNAEEKAKKAITDAAMMAEELKKEQDTSAHLERMKKNMEQTIKDLQMRLDEAEQLALKGGKKQLQKLEARVRELENELEAEQKRHAESVKGLRKSERRVKELSYQTEEDRKNLVRLQDLVDKLQMKVKSYKRQAEEAEEQANSNLAKFRKAQHELDEAEERADIAESQVNKLRAKSRDIGAKGLNEE; translated from the exons ATGCCTGATGTGGAGATGGCCGAATTTGGGGAGGCCGCCCCCTATCTCCGCAAGTCGGAGAAGGAACGGTTGGCTGCCCAGACTCGCCCCTTCGACCTGAAGAAGGACATCTTCGTCCCTGATGAAAAGGAGGAATATGTCAAGGCTACCATTGTCAGCCGTGAGGGCTCCAAGATCACTGCTGAGACCGAACACGGCAAG ACAGTGACGGTCAAGGAGGACCAGATCATGCAGCAGAACCCCCCCAAGTTTGACAAGATTGAGGACATGGCCATGCTGACTTTCCTCCATGAGCCTGCCGTCCTCTACAACCTCAAGGACCGCTACGCATCTTGGATGATCTAT ACCTACTCGGGGCTCTTCTGTGTGACTGTCAACCCCTACAAGTGGTTGCCTGTCTACAATGCTGAGGTGGTGGCTGCCTACCGGGGAAAGAAGCGGAGTGAAGCTCCACCCCACATCTTCTCCATCTCTGACAATGCCTACCAGAACATGCTGACAG ATCGGGAGAACCAATCCATCCTCATCAC CGGAGAATCTGGGGCGGGGAAGACAGTGAACACCAAGAGGGTCATCCAGTACTTTGCTGTCATTGCTGCCATTGGTGACCGTGGCAAGAAGGAGGCGGGGGCCCCGGGCAAG GGCACCCTGGAGGACCAGATTATCCAGGCCAACCCTGCCTTGGAAGCCTTCGGCAATGCCAAAACTGTCCGGAATGACAACTCATCCCGATTT GGGAAGTTCATCCGAATCCATTTTGGGGCCACTGGAAAGCTGGCATCAGCTGACATTGAGACTT ACCTTCTGGAGAAGTCCCGTGTCATCTTCCAGTTGAAGGCTGAAAGAAACTACCACATTTACTACCAGATCCTCTCCAATAagaagccagagctgctgg acATGATGCTGGTGACCAACAACCCCTATGACTATGCCTTCATCTCCCAAGGAGAGACCACAGTTCCATCCATTGATGACGCAGAGGAGCTCCTGGCCACGGAT AGTGCTTTTGATGTCCTGGGCTTCACCCCAGAGGAGAAGAACTCCATCTATAAACTGACGGGAGCCATCATGCACTTTGGCAACATGAAGTTCAAGCAGAAACAACGGGAAGAGCAGGCAGAACCAGATGGCACAGAAG AGGCAGACAAGTCAGCTTACCTAATGGGGCTGAACTCAGCTGATCTTCTCAAGGGGTTGTGCCACCCTCGGGTCAAGGTGGGCAATGAGTATGTCACCAAGGGGCAGAATGTCCAGCAG GTGATTTATGCTGTCGGAGCCTTGGCCAAAGCTGTGTATGAGAAGATGTTCAACTGGATGGTGACCAGGATCAACAATTCACTGGAGACCAAGCAGCCAAGACAGTATTTCATTGGTGTGCTGGACATTGCTGGCTTTGAAATCTTTGAT TTCAACAGCTTTGAGCAGCTCTGCATCAACTTCACCAACGAGAAACTGCAACAGTTTTTCAACCACCACATGTTCGTGCTGGAACAGGAAGAATACAAGAAGGAGGGCATTGAGTGGGAGTTCATTGACTTTGGCATGGACCTCCAGGCCTGCATTGACCTCATTGAGAAG CCCATGGGGATCATGTCCATCCTGGAGGAGGAGTGCATGTTCCCCAAGGCCACAGACATGACCTTCAAGGCCAAGCTCTTTGATAATCATTTGGGCAAGTCGGCCAACTTTGGGAAGCCACGAAACATCAAGGGGAAGCCAGAGGCCCACTTTGCCCTTATCCACTATGCTGGCACAGTGGACTACAACATCATTGGGTGGCTACAGAAGAACAAGGACCCCCTCAATGAGACAGTGGTGGGGCTCTACCAGAAATCAGCCCTGAAGCTCTTGGCCAACCTCTTTGCCAACTACGCTGGGGCTGATGCAC CCgtggagaaggggaaaggagcTAAGAAGAAAGGTTCCTCCTTCCAAACTGTCTCTGCCCTGCATCGG GAGAATCTCAACAAGTTGATGACCAACCTGCGGTCTACCCACCCTCATTTCGTCCGCTGCATCATCCCCAATGAGACCAAGTCTCCTG GTGTGATGAACAACCCCCTGGTAATGCACCAGCTCCGCTGCAATGGAGTGCTAGAAGGCATCCGTATCTGCCGCAAGGGCTTCCCCAACCGTATCCTTTATGGGGACTTTCGCCAGAG GTACCGCATCCTGaaccctgctgccatccctgagGGGCAGTTCATTGACAGCCGCAAGGGCGCTGAGAAGCTCCTGGGATCCCTTGATATTGATCACAACCAGTACAAATTTGGACACACCAAG GTCTTCTTCaaggctgggctgctggggctgctggaggagatgaGGGATGAGCGCCTGGCTCGGATCATGACCCGTTTGCAGGCCCAAGTCCGTGGTTTCCTGTCCCGTCAGGAGTTCAAGAAGATCCTAGAGCGCAG AGACTCATTGTTGGTGATCCAGTGGAATATCAGGGCCTTCATGGGGGTGAAGAACTGGCCTTGGATGAAGCTTTACTTCAAGATTAAACCCTTGTTGAAGAgtgcagagacagagaaagagatgCAG AACATGAAGGAAGAGTTTGGGCGGCTGAAAGAGGCCTTAGAGAAGTCAGAAGCCCGGCGCAAGGAGCTAGAGGAGAAGATGGTCTCCatgctgcaggagaaaaatgacCTTCAGCTCCAAGTGCAGGCT GAGCAAGACAACCTGGCTGATGCTGAGGAGCGCTGTGACCAGCTTATCAAGAACAAGATCCAGCTGGAGGCCAAGGTGAAGGAGCTGACTGAGCGGatggaggatgaggaggagatgAATGCTGAGTTGACAGCAAAGAAGAGGAAGCTGGAGGATGAATGCTCAGAGCTGAAAAAGGACATTGATGACCTGGAGTTGTCTTTGGCCAAagtggaaaaggagaaacacGCCACTGAGAACAAG gTCAAGAACCTCACAGAAGAGATGGCCGGGCTGGATGAGATCATTGTCAAGCTAACAAAGGAGAAGAAGGCCCTGCAAGAATCTCACCAGCAAGCACTGGATGACCTGCAAGCAGAGGAAGACAAGGTCAACACCTTGACAAAGGCCAAAGTCAAGCTGGAACAGCAAGTGGATGAT CTGGAGAGTTCATTGGAGCAGGAGAAGAAGATCCGGATGGACCTGGAACGGGCCAAAAGGAAGCTGGAAGGTGATCTGAAGCTGGCTCAGGAGAATATCATGGATCTGGAGAATGACAAGCAACAATTGGATGAGAGGCTGAAAAA GAAAGACTTTGAGCTCAATGCCCTCAATGCCAGAATTGAGGATGAGCAAGCAGttgcagcccagctccagaaGAAGCTCAAAGAGCTTCAG GCGCGGAtcgaggagctggaggaggagttGGAAGCAGAGAGGACAGGCAGAGCCAAGGTGGAGAAGCTGCGCTCAGACCTGTCACGGGAGCTGGAGGAGATCAGTGAGCGGCTGGAGGAAGCAGGTGGTGCCACATCAGTGCAGATTGAGCTCAACAAGAAGCGCGAGGCAGAGTTCCAGAAGATGCGGCGGGATCTGGAGGAGGCCACGCTGCAGCATGAGGCCACGGCTGCTGCACTGCGCAAGAAGCATGCTGACAGTGTGGCTGAGCTCAGTGAACAGATTGACAACTTACAGCGCGTCAAgcagaagctggagaaggagaagagtgAGCTCAAGCTAGAGCTGGATGATGTTGGTTCCAACATGGAGCAACTGATAAAGGCCAAG GCCAACCTGGAGAAGATGTGCCGCACCATGGAAGATCAGATGAATGAGCATCGGACCAAGTCTGAAGAAGCTCAACGCATGGTCAATGATCTCACAACTCAACGAGCCAAGCTCCAGACAGAAAATG GTGAGCTCTCcaggcagctggaggagaaggaagccTTCATCAACCAGATGACACGAGGGAAACTCACCTACACACAACAGCTGGAGGACCTCAAGAGGCAGCTAGAGGAAGAAGTCAAG GCCAAGAATGCACTGGCCCATGCCCTCCAGTCAGCCCGCCATGACTGTGACCTTCTGAGGGAGCAGTATGAGGAGGAGACAGAGGCCAAAGCTGAGCTCCAGCGCTCACTCTCCAAGGCCAATTCTGAGGTGGCGCAGTGGAGGACCAAGTATGAGACAGATGCCATCCAGCgcactgaggagctggaggaggccAA GAAGAAGCTGGCCCAGCGGCTGCAGGAGGCTGAGGAAGCAGTGGAGGCGGTCAATGCCAAGTGTTCTTCCCTGGAGAAAACCAAGCACCGGCTGCAGAATGAGATTGAAGATCTCATGGCAGACCTGGAGCGGTcaaatgcagcagctgctgcattgGACAAGAAGCAGAGAAACTTTGACAAG ATCTTGTCTGAGTGGAAGCAGAAGTTTGAAGAGTCACAGGTGGAGCTGGAAGCATCGCAGAAAGAGGCCAGGTccctcagcactgagctctTCAAGCTGAAGAATGCTTATGAGGAGTCACTTGATCATTTAGAAACtttaaagagggaaaacaagaaTCTCCAAG AGGAGATCTCGGACCTGACGGAGCAGCTGGGTGGCAGCCACAAGACCATCCATGAACTGGAGAAGGTCCGCAAGCAGCTGGATGCTGAGAAACTGGAGCTCCAAGCTgcactggaagaggctgag GCCTCTCTGGAGCATGAGGAGGGAAAGATCCTGAGGGCCCAGCTGGAGTTCAACCAGGTCAAGGCAGACTATGAGCGCAAGCTGGCCGAGAAGGatgaggagatggagcaggcCAAGCGCAACCACCTGAGGGTGGTGGACTCACTGCAGACATCACTGGACGCCGAGACCCGGAGCCGCAACGAGGCCCTGAGGCTGAAGAAGAAGATGGAGGGTGACCTCAATGAGATGGAGATTCAGCTCAGCCATGCCAACCGTGTGGCTGCTGAGGCTCAGAAGCAAGTCAAGACATTGCAGGGCTGCCTCAAG GACACCCAACTGCAGCTGGATGATATGGTACGAGTCAATGAGGACCTGAAGGAGAATATTGCCATCGTGGAGAGGAGAAACAACCTCCTTCAgtcagagctggaggagctgcggGCAGTGGTGGAACAGACTGAGAGGGCCCGCAAGttggctgagcaggagctgattGAGGCCAGCGAGAGGGTCCAGCTTCTCCATTCACAG AACACCAGCCTCATCAACCAGAAGAAGAAGATGGAGGCCGACATCTCCCAGCTGCAGACAGAGGTGGAAGAGGCCATCCAGGAGTGCAGGAATGCTGAGGAGAAGGCCAAGAAAGCCATCACTGAT GCGGCCATGAtggcagaggagctgaagaaGGAGCAGGATACCAGCGCGCATCTGGAGCGGATGAAGAAGAACATGGAGCAGACCATCAAGGACCTGCAGATGAGATTGGATGAGGCTGAGCAGTTGGCCCTGAAAGGGGgcaagaagcagctgcagaagctgGAGGCTCGTGTGCGGGAGCTGGAGAATGAGTTGGAGGCTGAGCAGAAGCGCCATGCCGAGAGTGTCAAGGGTCTCCGCAAGTCTGAGCGTCGCGTTAAGGAGCTCAGCTACCAG ACGGAAGAGGATCGCAAGAACCTGGTCCGGCTCCAGGACCTCGTGGACAAGCTCCAAATGAAAGTCAAGTCCTACAAGCGACAGGCAGAGGAGGCG GAGGAACAGGCCAACTCCAACCTGGCCAAGTTCCGCAAGGCACAGCATGAGCTGGATGAGGCAGAGGAGCGTGCCGACATCGCTGAGTCCCAGGTCAACAAGCTGCGGGCCAAGAGTCGTGACATTGGAGCTAAG GGACTCAATGAAGAGTGA